The Mus musculus strain C57BL/6J chromosome 2, GRCm38.p6 C57BL/6J genome has a window encoding:
- the Fut7 gene encoding alpha-(1,3)-fucosyltransferase 7 isoform a (isoform a is encoded by transcript variant 2) has translation MNCIGYHPTRRLRAWGGLAGGATFMVIWFFWLWGSAPGSAPVPQSTLTILIWHWPFTNRPPELPGDTCTRYGMASCRLSANRSLLASADAVVFHHRELQTRQSLLPLDQRPHGQPWVWASMESPSNTHGLHRFRGIFNWVLSYRRDSDIFVPYGRLEPLSGPTSPLPAKSRMAAWVISNFQERQQRAKLYRQLAPHLQVDVFGRASGRPLCANCLLPTLARYRFYLAFENSQHRDYITEKFWRNALAAGAVPVALGPPRATYEAFVPPDAFVHVDDFSSARELAVFLVSMNESRYRGFFAWRDRLRVRLLGDWRERFCTICARYPYLPRSQVYEDLESWFQA, from the exons ATGAATTGTATTG GGTACCACCCCACCAGGAGGCTGCGGGCCTGGGGCGGCCTAGCTGGAGGAGCAACATTCATGGTAATTTGGTTTTTCTGGCTGTGGGGATCAGCTCCTGGAAGTGCCCCTGTGCCTCAGTCCACACTCACCATCCTTATCTGGCACTGGCCTTTCACCAACCGGCCGCCAGAGCTACCTGGTGACACCTGCACTCGCTATGGCATGGCCAGCTGCCGTCTGAGTGCTAACCGGAGCCTGCTAGCCAGTGCTGATGCTGTGGTCTTCCACCACCGTGAGCTGCAAACCCGGCAATCTCTCCTACCCCTGGACCAGAGGCCACACGGACAGCCTTGGGTCTGGGCCTCCATGGAATCGCCCAGTAATACCCATGGTCTCCATCGCTTCCGGGGCATCTTCAACTGGGTGCTGAGCTATCGGCGTGATTCAGATATCTTTGTACCCTACGGTCGCTTGGAGCCTCTCTCTGGGCCCACATCCCCACTACCGGCCAAAAGCAGGATGGCTGCCTGGGTGATCAGCAATTTCCAGGAGCGGCAGCAGCGTGCAAAGCTGTACCGGCAGCTGGCCCCTCATCTGCAGGTGGATGTGTTCGGTCGCGCCAGCGGACGGCCCCTATGCGCTAATTGTCTGCTGCCCACTTTGGCCCGGTACCGCTTCTACCTGGCCTTTGAGAACTCACAGCATCGGGACTACATCACTGAGAAGTTCTGGCGCAATGCCCTGGCGGCTGGTGCTGTACCCGTGGCGCTGGGACCTCCTCGGGCCACCTACGAGGCTTTTGTGCCACCAGATGCCTTTGTACACGTGGACGACTTCAGCTCTGCCCGTGAACTGGCTGTCTTCCTCGTCAGCATGAATGAGAGTCGTTATCGTGGCTTCTTTGCTTGGCGAGACCGGCTCCGTGTGCGGCTCCTGGGTGACTGGAGGGAGCGCTTCTGCACCATCTGTGCCCGCTACCCTTACTTGCCCCGCAGCCAGGTCTATGAAGACCTTGAAAGCTGGTTCCAGGCTTGA
- the Fut7 gene encoding alpha-(1,3)-fucosyltransferase 7 isoform X2 yields MGRALLRCQSACTRLCPGHGTASLLEGNQTSLDLRLGLAFLFLEWMPTPCPPACLSTPGTHRLLPFPDWKAPSWESRKEATCNSSSPGPWAEPTVQGYHPTRRLRAWGGLAGGATFMVIWFFWLWGSAPGSAPVPQSTLTILIWHWPFTNRPPELPGDTCTRYGMASCRLSANRSLLASADAVVFHHRELQTRQSLLPLDQRPHGQPWVWASMESPSNTHGLHRFRGIFNWVLSYRRDSDIFVPYGRLEPLSGPTSPLPAKSRMAAWVISNFQERQQRAKLYRQLAPHLQVDVFGRASGRPLCANCLLPTLARYRFYLAFENSQHRDYITEKFWRNALAAGAVPVALGPPRATYEAFVPPDAFVHVDDFSSARELAVFLVSMNESRYRGFFAWRDRLRVRLLGDWRERFCTICARYPYLPRSQVYEDLESWFQA; encoded by the exons ATGGGCAGGGCACTTCTGAGGTGCCAATCAGCCTGCACTCGCCTCTGCCCTGGCCATGGCACTGCT AGCCTGCTGGAGGGGAATCAAACAAGCCTGGACCTGAGGCTGGGACTAGCTTTCCTGTTTCTGGAGTGGATGCCAACCCCCTGCCCACCAGCCTGCCTGTCCACGCCAGGGACACACAGACTCCTTCCCTTTCCAGACTGGAAAGCCCCCTCCTGGGAGAGCAGGAAGGAAGCAACCTGCAACTCTTCCAGCCCTGGACCTTGGGCTGAACCTACAGTTCAAG GGTACCACCCCACCAGGAGGCTGCGGGCCTGGGGCGGCCTAGCTGGAGGAGCAACATTCATGGTAATTTGGTTTTTCTGGCTGTGGGGATCAGCTCCTGGAAGTGCCCCTGTGCCTCAGTCCACACTCACCATCCTTATCTGGCACTGGCCTTTCACCAACCGGCCGCCAGAGCTACCTGGTGACACCTGCACTCGCTATGGCATGGCCAGCTGCCGTCTGAGTGCTAACCGGAGCCTGCTAGCCAGTGCTGATGCTGTGGTCTTCCACCACCGTGAGCTGCAAACCCGGCAATCTCTCCTACCCCTGGACCAGAGGCCACACGGACAGCCTTGGGTCTGGGCCTCCATGGAATCGCCCAGTAATACCCATGGTCTCCATCGCTTCCGGGGCATCTTCAACTGGGTGCTGAGCTATCGGCGTGATTCAGATATCTTTGTACCCTACGGTCGCTTGGAGCCTCTCTCTGGGCCCACATCCCCACTACCGGCCAAAAGCAGGATGGCTGCCTGGGTGATCAGCAATTTCCAGGAGCGGCAGCAGCGTGCAAAGCTGTACCGGCAGCTGGCCCCTCATCTGCAGGTGGATGTGTTCGGTCGCGCCAGCGGACGGCCCCTATGCGCTAATTGTCTGCTGCCCACTTTGGCCCGGTACCGCTTCTACCTGGCCTTTGAGAACTCACAGCATCGGGACTACATCACTGAGAAGTTCTGGCGCAATGCCCTGGCGGCTGGTGCTGTACCCGTGGCGCTGGGACCTCCTCGGGCCACCTACGAGGCTTTTGTGCCACCAGATGCCTTTGTACACGTGGACGACTTCAGCTCTGCCCGTGAACTGGCTGTCTTCCTCGTCAGCATGAATGAGAGTCGTTATCGTGGCTTCTTTGCTTGGCGAGACCGGCTCCGTGTGCGGCTCCTGGGTGACTGGAGGGAGCGCTTCTGCACCATCTGTGCCCGCTACCCTTACTTGCCCCGCAGCCAGGTCTATGAAGACCTTGAAAGCTGGTTCCAGGCTTGA
- the Fut7 gene encoding alpha-(1,3)-fucosyltransferase 7 isoform X3, whose amino-acid sequence MPTPCPPACLSTPGTHRLLPFPDWKAPSWESRKEATCNSSSPGPWAEPTVQGYHPTRRLRAWGGLAGGATFMVIWFFWLWGSAPGSAPVPQSTLTILIWHWPFTNRPPELPGDTCTRYGMASCRLSANRSLLASADAVVFHHRELQTRQSLLPLDQRPHGQPWVWASMESPSNTHGLHRFRGIFNWVLSYRRDSDIFVPYGRLEPLSGPTSPLPAKSRMAAWVISNFQERQQRAKLYRQLAPHLQVDVFGRASGRPLCANCLLPTLARYRFYLAFENSQHRDYITEKFWRNALAAGAVPVALGPPRATYEAFVPPDAFVHVDDFSSARELAVFLVSMNESRYRGFFAWRDRLRVRLLGDWRERFCTICARYPYLPRSQVYEDLESWFQA is encoded by the exons ATGCCAACCCCCTGCCCACCAGCCTGCCTGTCCACGCCAGGGACACACAGACTCCTTCCCTTTCCAGACTGGAAAGCCCCCTCCTGGGAGAGCAGGAAGGAAGCAACCTGCAACTCTTCCAGCCCTGGACCTTGGGCTGAACCTACAGTTCAAG GGTACCACCCCACCAGGAGGCTGCGGGCCTGGGGCGGCCTAGCTGGAGGAGCAACATTCATGGTAATTTGGTTTTTCTGGCTGTGGGGATCAGCTCCTGGAAGTGCCCCTGTGCCTCAGTCCACACTCACCATCCTTATCTGGCACTGGCCTTTCACCAACCGGCCGCCAGAGCTACCTGGTGACACCTGCACTCGCTATGGCATGGCCAGCTGCCGTCTGAGTGCTAACCGGAGCCTGCTAGCCAGTGCTGATGCTGTGGTCTTCCACCACCGTGAGCTGCAAACCCGGCAATCTCTCCTACCCCTGGACCAGAGGCCACACGGACAGCCTTGGGTCTGGGCCTCCATGGAATCGCCCAGTAATACCCATGGTCTCCATCGCTTCCGGGGCATCTTCAACTGGGTGCTGAGCTATCGGCGTGATTCAGATATCTTTGTACCCTACGGTCGCTTGGAGCCTCTCTCTGGGCCCACATCCCCACTACCGGCCAAAAGCAGGATGGCTGCCTGGGTGATCAGCAATTTCCAGGAGCGGCAGCAGCGTGCAAAGCTGTACCGGCAGCTGGCCCCTCATCTGCAGGTGGATGTGTTCGGTCGCGCCAGCGGACGGCCCCTATGCGCTAATTGTCTGCTGCCCACTTTGGCCCGGTACCGCTTCTACCTGGCCTTTGAGAACTCACAGCATCGGGACTACATCACTGAGAAGTTCTGGCGCAATGCCCTGGCGGCTGGTGCTGTACCCGTGGCGCTGGGACCTCCTCGGGCCACCTACGAGGCTTTTGTGCCACCAGATGCCTTTGTACACGTGGACGACTTCAGCTCTGCCCGTGAACTGGCTGTCTTCCTCGTCAGCATGAATGAGAGTCGTTATCGTGGCTTCTTTGCTTGGCGAGACCGGCTCCGTGTGCGGCTCCTGGGTGACTGGAGGGAGCGCTTCTGCACCATCTGTGCCCGCTACCCTTACTTGCCCCGCAGCCAGGTCTATGAAGACCTTGAAAGCTGGTTCCAGGCTTGA
- the Fut7 gene encoding alpha-(1,3)-fucosyltransferase 7 isoform X1 has product MGRALLRCQSACTRLCPGHGTAVSFLSLLEGNQTSLDLRLGLAFLFLEWMPTPCPPACLSTPGTHRLLPFPDWKAPSWESRKEATCNSSSPGPWAEPTVQGYHPTRRLRAWGGLAGGATFMVIWFFWLWGSAPGSAPVPQSTLTILIWHWPFTNRPPELPGDTCTRYGMASCRLSANRSLLASADAVVFHHRELQTRQSLLPLDQRPHGQPWVWASMESPSNTHGLHRFRGIFNWVLSYRRDSDIFVPYGRLEPLSGPTSPLPAKSRMAAWVISNFQERQQRAKLYRQLAPHLQVDVFGRASGRPLCANCLLPTLARYRFYLAFENSQHRDYITEKFWRNALAAGAVPVALGPPRATYEAFVPPDAFVHVDDFSSARELAVFLVSMNESRYRGFFAWRDRLRVRLLGDWRERFCTICARYPYLPRSQVYEDLESWFQA; this is encoded by the exons ATGGGCAGGGCACTTCTGAGGTGCCAATCAGCCTGCACTCGCCTCTGCCCTGGCCATGGCACTGCTGTCAGTTTCTTG AGCCTGCTGGAGGGGAATCAAACAAGCCTGGACCTGAGGCTGGGACTAGCTTTCCTGTTTCTGGAGTGGATGCCAACCCCCTGCCCACCAGCCTGCCTGTCCACGCCAGGGACACACAGACTCCTTCCCTTTCCAGACTGGAAAGCCCCCTCCTGGGAGAGCAGGAAGGAAGCAACCTGCAACTCTTCCAGCCCTGGACCTTGGGCTGAACCTACAGTTCAAG GGTACCACCCCACCAGGAGGCTGCGGGCCTGGGGCGGCCTAGCTGGAGGAGCAACATTCATGGTAATTTGGTTTTTCTGGCTGTGGGGATCAGCTCCTGGAAGTGCCCCTGTGCCTCAGTCCACACTCACCATCCTTATCTGGCACTGGCCTTTCACCAACCGGCCGCCAGAGCTACCTGGTGACACCTGCACTCGCTATGGCATGGCCAGCTGCCGTCTGAGTGCTAACCGGAGCCTGCTAGCCAGTGCTGATGCTGTGGTCTTCCACCACCGTGAGCTGCAAACCCGGCAATCTCTCCTACCCCTGGACCAGAGGCCACACGGACAGCCTTGGGTCTGGGCCTCCATGGAATCGCCCAGTAATACCCATGGTCTCCATCGCTTCCGGGGCATCTTCAACTGGGTGCTGAGCTATCGGCGTGATTCAGATATCTTTGTACCCTACGGTCGCTTGGAGCCTCTCTCTGGGCCCACATCCCCACTACCGGCCAAAAGCAGGATGGCTGCCTGGGTGATCAGCAATTTCCAGGAGCGGCAGCAGCGTGCAAAGCTGTACCGGCAGCTGGCCCCTCATCTGCAGGTGGATGTGTTCGGTCGCGCCAGCGGACGGCCCCTATGCGCTAATTGTCTGCTGCCCACTTTGGCCCGGTACCGCTTCTACCTGGCCTTTGAGAACTCACAGCATCGGGACTACATCACTGAGAAGTTCTGGCGCAATGCCCTGGCGGCTGGTGCTGTACCCGTGGCGCTGGGACCTCCTCGGGCCACCTACGAGGCTTTTGTGCCACCAGATGCCTTTGTACACGTGGACGACTTCAGCTCTGCCCGTGAACTGGCTGTCTTCCTCGTCAGCATGAATGAGAGTCGTTATCGTGGCTTCTTTGCTTGGCGAGACCGGCTCCGTGTGCGGCTCCTGGGTGACTGGAGGGAGCGCTTCTGCACCATCTGTGCCCGCTACCCTTACTTGCCCCGCAGCCAGGTCTATGAAGACCTTGAAAGCTGGTTCCAGGCTTGA